A genomic region of Equus quagga isolate Etosha38 unplaced genomic scaffold, UCLA_HA_Equagga_1.0 203201_RagTag, whole genome shotgun sequence contains the following coding sequences:
- the LOC124233526 gene encoding transmembrane epididymal protein 1A-like gives MGTLEGHLLPGMFFLIFSLYYSVLMSLALLRGQRFLKPPLPPREKRGHRSWPSVPVEGVVKAVISVIGIMAQFFYPPGENRLMMVDWEDPQRPFLFKDSWQHATMYGFFLVSGVVDILSQWCWARQNIKLERAAEALAFYVLALLMATHVENKGTLEIRVHLLLIVPVILLGLVLTIEVWAPDQPPFWVFKAWMLQVLGNWLLQLCVVMYVPPSGQPWKENNPTDLAFLTIFFCWHLGFGAATVAAVYGLCSLWHHHWSSWREAPGAKYQPCPMGSSSEELEKFRSGTELQDGSI, from the coding sequence ATGGGTACCCTCGAGGGACACCTGCTGCCAGGGatgttcttcctcatcttctcacTCTACTACTCAGTGCTGATGTCCTTGGCCCTGCTACGGGGACAGAGGTTCCTCAAACCCCCTCTACCCCCAAGGGAGAAGCGAGGACACAGGTCGTGGCCGTCGGTACCTGTGGAAGGGGTCGTGAAGGCAGTCATCTCTGTGATCGGCATCATGGCCCAGTTTTTCTACCCACCAGGAGAAAACCGACTGATGATGGTAGACTGGGAGGACCCTCAGCGACCATTCTTATTCAAGGACAGCTGGCAACATGCCACCATGTACGGGTTCTTCCTAGTCAGTGGTGTGGTGGACATCTTGAGCCAGTGGTGTTGGGCGCGGCAGAATATCAAGCTGGAGCGAGCAGCTGAGGCCCTGGCCTTCTATGTGCTGGCGCTGCTGATGGCAACCCACGTTGAGAACAAGGGCACACTAGAGATCCGCGTGCACCTCCTGTTGATAGTGCCTGTCATCCTGCTCGGCCTGGTGCTCACCATCGAGGTCTGGGCCCCTGACCAGCCTCCATTCTGGGTGTTCAAGGCCTGGATGTTGCAGGTGCTCGGCAACTGGCTGCTGCAGCTCTGTGTGGTAATGTACGTTCCTCCCTCCGGGCAGCCCTGGAAAGAAAACAACCCCACAGACCTCGCCTTCCTCACCATCTTCTTCTGCTGGCATCTGGGCTTCGGAGCCGCCACGGTGGCCGCTGTCTATGGCCTCTGCAGCCTCTGGCACCATCACTGGTCCTCCTGGAGAGAGGCCCCAGGTGCCAAATACCAGCCATGCCCCATGGGCTCCAGCAGCGAAGAGCTGGAGAAGTTCAGATCAGGCACCGAGCTGCAGGACGGGAGCATTTAG